One stretch of Riemerella columbina DNA includes these proteins:
- the nrfD gene encoding NrfD/PsrC family molybdoenzyme membrane anchor subunit, protein MSGHYEAPIREPLIIGHKTYHDITVDIVKPIEERAGKLWWASLYAALVLFIYGFGCIAYTIGTGIGAWGLNRTINWGWDITNFVWWVGIGHAGTLISAVLLLFRQRWRMSVNRSAEAMTIFAVVQAAIFPVIHMGRVWVGYWVFPIPNQFGSLWTNFNSPLLWDVFAISTYFSVSVVFWFMGLIPDFAMIRDRAKTPFTKKIYTILAFGWGGKAKHWQRFEELSLVLAGLATPLVFSVHTTVSFDFATSVIKGWHSTIYPPYFVAGAIFSGFAMVQTLLLVARKVCHLEEYITMYHIEIMNIVIIVTGGMVTVAYACEYFIAWYSGSRFEDFAYLTPGAATGPYWWAFWALIICNLVIPALFWFKKIRTNIIATFIIALVINIGMWFERFDIIVINLSRDYLPGSWTMFKPTIIDVGVYLGTIGFFSVLFLLYARTFPVIAQAELKSILKISGETYKAKEGDEHH, encoded by the coding sequence ATGTCAGGACATTACGAAGCTCCAATTAGGGAACCTTTAATTATAGGGCATAAGACTTATCACGATATTACAGTAGATATCGTAAAGCCTATAGAAGAAAGAGCAGGTAAATTATGGTGGGCGTCTCTCTACGCTGCCTTAGTATTATTCATTTACGGATTTGGGTGTATTGCCTATACCATCGGTACTGGGATTGGTGCGTGGGGGCTTAATAGAACCATCAACTGGGGTTGGGATATTACCAACTTCGTATGGTGGGTAGGTATTGGTCACGCTGGTACGCTCATCTCGGCGGTACTCTTATTGTTTAGACAAAGATGGAGAATGTCCGTTAACCGTTCTGCGGAAGCCATGACCATTTTTGCCGTGGTACAGGCGGCTATCTTCCCTGTAATCCACATGGGTAGAGTATGGGTAGGCTATTGGGTATTCCCTATTCCTAACCAATTTGGTTCACTTTGGACTAACTTTAACTCACCATTGCTTTGGGATGTATTCGCGATTTCTACCTATTTCTCAGTATCCGTAGTGTTCTGGTTTATGGGATTGATTCCTGACTTTGCGATGATTAGAGATAGAGCCAAAACACCATTTACAAAGAAAATCTATACCATATTAGCCTTCGGTTGGGGTGGTAAAGCCAAACATTGGCAAAGATTTGAAGAATTATCATTGGTATTGGCTGGTTTAGCTACGCCACTGGTATTCTCCGTACACACCACCGTATCCTTTGACTTCGCCACTTCGGTGATTAAAGGTTGGCACTCTACCATTTATCCACCATACTTCGTGGCAGGAGCGATTTTCTCAGGCTTCGCAATGGTACAAACGCTACTATTGGTTGCCAGAAAAGTTTGCCACTTAGAAGAATACATCACCATGTACCACATCGAAATTATGAACATCGTAATTATCGTAACAGGGGGGATGGTAACTGTAGCCTACGCTTGTGAGTATTTTATCGCGTGGTATTCAGGTAGCCGTTTTGAAGACTTTGCTTACCTAACGCCAGGTGCCGCTACAGGACCTTACTGGTGGGCATTCTGGGCACTAATTATCTGTAACTTAGTAATTCCAGCATTGTTCTGGTTTAAGAAAATTAGAACCAACATTATCGCGACATTCATTATCGCTTTAGTGATTAACATAGGGATGTGGTTTGAGCGTTTTGACATCATCGTAATCAACCTATCCAGAGATTATTTACCAGGGTCTTGGACCATGTTTAAACCTACCATTATTGATGTAGGGGTGTACTTAGGAACCATAGGATTCTTCTCTGTATTGTTCTTATTATACGCCAGAACATTCCCAGTAATTGCCCAAGCGGAATTGAAGAGTATTTTGAAAATTTCAGGTGAAACTTATAAAGCAAAAGAAGGAGATGAGCACCACTAA
- a CDS encoding SPOR domain-containing protein — protein MKSLSVFIFSCLFSVVSVQKATAQLVVKKDTIKNTELTITTDQNVSQVLDNLENKCKKSSANNSSSNSYESRNPVTAPKVNTPNKALTNAEICRKNPRILGVKIQLAVVKSKAEADEVALYFRRKFPYIKVQQDASLRPNYKVLAGSYFTKEDASSDLRKIKAFFKNAIPVKYMIFCTDAL, from the coding sequence ATGAAATCATTATCAGTCTTTATTTTCAGTTGTCTATTTTCCGTTGTGAGCGTCCAAAAAGCAACCGCACAGCTCGTTGTAAAAAAGGATACGATAAAAAATACGGAACTTACCATTACCACGGATCAAAATGTAAGTCAAGTTTTAGACAATTTGGAGAATAAATGTAAAAAAAGTAGCGCCAACAATAGTTCTAGCAATTCTTATGAAAGCAGAAACCCCGTCACTGCACCAAAAGTAAATACGCCCAACAAAGCGCTAACCAATGCCGAAATTTGCAGAAAGAATCCTCGGATTTTAGGGGTTAAAATACAACTTGCCGTAGTAAAAAGCAAAGCCGAAGCGGATGAAGTGGCGCTTTATTTCAGACGGAAGTTTCCTTATATTAAAGTACAGCAAGATGCCTCGCTAAGACCTAATTATAAGGTGCTCGCAGGGAGTTACTTCACCAAAGAAGATGCCTCCAGCGATTTAAGAAAAATCAAAGCTTTCTTTAAAAATGCTATCCCTGTAAAGTATATGATTTTCTGTACTGATGCTTTATAG